The following proteins come from a genomic window of Sesamum indicum cultivar Zhongzhi No. 13 linkage group LG10, S_indicum_v1.0, whole genome shotgun sequence:
- the LOC105171981 gene encoding 3'-hydroxy-N-methyl-(S)-coclaurine 4'-O-methyltransferase 2-like — MDEEAQARVDVWKYAYGFDTMRVVKCVIELGLPDVLENHGSPMTLSQLSSAVGCPETSLYRILRFLTHNGIFKKLGNSTEDPASVSYAQTPLSRLLTRDNMGPFVLLQAGPPGKQFGMSAKDLKAGKGSGLEAAPSEDIIWKGEVDPAFDKLFQEFLACHARASTKAIIDCCPEALQGIGCLVDVGGHEGTAVGMLVKAFPWMKGINFDRPEVVAEAPPIDGIEHVGGNMFESVPKADAVMLMWILHDWSDSMCIDILKKCKEAVPAETGKVIIVEAVIDEEGGDEYTGAHLALDMTIMAATVNGKERTAKEWGQLLDAAGFSRHTIKHMKAIESVIEAYP; from the exons ATGGACGAAGAAGCTCAAGCTCGAGTAGATGTGTGGAAATATGCTTATGGCTTTGATACGATGAGAGTGGTGAAGTGTGTGATCGAACTAGGATTACCTGATGTCCTGGAAAATCATGGGAGTCCCATGACTCTTTCTCAACTATCATCTGCTGTGGGCTGCCCGGAGACTTCTCTCTACCGCATTTTGCGTTTCCTGACACACAATGGGATCTTCAAAAAGCTAGGTAACTCAACAGAAGATCCTGCATCAGTTTCTTATGCTCAAACGCCGCTTTCCCGTCTCCTCACCAGAGATAACATGGGCCCTTTCGTGCTTCTACAAGCCGGGCCGCCGGGAAAACAGtttggtatgagcgccaaaGATTTAAAAGCTGGAAAAGGATCTGGTTTAGAGGCTGCGCCTAGTGAGGATATAATATGGAAGGGTGAAGTAGACCCAGCGTTTGATAAGCTGTTCCAGGAATTTTTGGCATGCCACGCTAGGGCGTCCACAAAGGCGATTATCGATTGCTGTCCTGAAGCATTGCAAGGAATTGGTTGTTTGGTGGATGTAGGTGGTCACGAGGGGACGGCTGTAGGCATGCTGGTGAAGGCTTTTCCTTGGATGAAAGGGATTAACTTTGATCGCCCTGAGGTGGTGGCTGAGGCTCCACCCATTGATGGGATTGAGCATGTTGGAGGAAACATGTTTGAAAGTGTCCCAAAAGCTGATGCAGTTATGCTCATG TGGATATTGCATGATTGGAGCGACAGCATGTGCATCGACATCCTCAAGAAATGCAAAGAAGCTGTACCGGCGGAAACAGGGAAGGTGATAATTGTTGAAGCTGTGATTGATGAAGAAGGAGGTGATGAATACACGGGTGCTCATTTGGCATTGGATATGACGATCATGGCTGCAACCGTAAATGGGAAGGAAAGGACTGCTAAGGAATGGGGACAACTTCTGGATGCTGCAGGCTTCAGCAGGCACACTATCAAGCATATGAAAGCCATCGAATCTGTCATTGAGGCCTATCCCTGA
- the LOC105171980 gene encoding UDP-glycosyltransferase 86A1-like — translation MQMEHPKPHAIVIPYPYQGHVTPMINLAIRLASRGFTITFVQTEFIHQFMCKAQNLPAASFDLFAEARKSDLDIRYTTISDGFPLDFDRDLNFNEYWESMFRDFPDRVDEIVVKTMEADVLPETPPFLLVADTFYTWPATIAKKHNMVNVSFWTEPAIVFSLNYHLELLRQNGFSDKTQHGNAENYINYIPGIQSISTRDLMTYLQDPEAIPMLIKIVEKGFEQVKKADFILCNTVEELELETLSALNQKHPTYAIGPINFYTDLTKTSIAKSLWSESDCTQWLNSKPSGSVLYVSFGSIAESNKEEIGELAHGLLISEVYFVWVLRPDIIGGQESDVLPEGFKDVIKNKGLIVPWCNQNMVLSSPATGGFLTHCGWNSILESIWYGVPMICYPFLVDQPTNRKLVVDDWKIGVDLCEGEQVRREEVANQIDILMKGENSVQMKQKIQKVSKKLHDSMDAEGSSCTNFDRFVVDLKAKFCTRSS, via the exons ATGCAAATGGAACATCCAAAGCCGCACGCAATTGTGATCCCCTACCCTTATCAAGGGCACGTTACTCCCATGATCAATCTGGCAATCAGACTTGCTTCAAGAGGCTTCACAATCACTTTTGTCCAAACTGAGTTCATTCATCAGTTCATGTGCAAAGCCCAGAATCTGCCTGCTGCTAGTTTCGATTTATTTGCCGAGGCACGGAAATCTGACCTCGACATACGTTACACGACCATCTCCGACGGGTTTCCCCTGGACTTCGACAGGGATCTCAACTTCAACGAGTATTGGGAGTCTATGTTTCGGGATTTTCCTGATCGTGTTGATGAAATTGTGGTGAAGACAATGGAAGCTGATGTATTGCCAGAGACGCCTCCTTTTCTCCTGGTTGCTGATACTTTCTACACATGGCCAGCAACCATAGCCAAGAAACACAACATGGTGAATGTCTCCTTCTGGACAGAACCTGCTATCGTGTTCTCACTGAACTATCACTTGGAGCTTCTCAGACAAAACGGCTTCTCAGACAAAACACAAcatg GAAATGctgaaaattacataaactataTTCCGGGCATCCAATCCATTAGCACTAGGGACTTGATGACGTATCTCCAAGATCCAGAAGCTATACCAATGTTGATTAAGATTGTTGAGAAGGGATTTGAGCAGGTGAAAAAAGCAGACTTTATCTTATGTAACACAGTGGAGGAGTTAGAATTGGAAACTCTTTCAGCCCTGAATCAGAAGCATCCAACTTATGCTATCGGTCCAATTAACTTCTACACTGATCTCACCAAAACAAGCATAGCCAAGAGCCTTTGGTCCGAGTCTGACTGCACCCAGTGGCTCAATTCTAAGCCTTCTGGCTCGGTTTTGTACGTTTCGTTTGGCAGCATTGCAGAGAGTAACAAAGAGGAGATCGGAGAGTTAGCTCATGGGCTTCTCATAAGTGAAGTATATTTTGTTTGGGTGCTCCGGCCTGATATTATTGGAGGGCAGGAAAGTGATGTTTTGCCGGAGGGTTTTAAggatgttataaaaaataaagggctGATTGTTCCATGGTGCAATCAGAATATGGTCCTTTCCAGCCCGGCAACGGGTGGGTTCTTGACGCATTGTGGTTGGAACTCGATATTAGAAAGTATATGGTATGGTGTACCGATGATTTGTTATCCATTTCTTGTCGACCAACCTACAAACAGGAAGTTAGTGGTTGATGATTGGAAGATTGGAGTCGACCTTTGTGAGGGAGAACAAGTTCGGAGGGAGGAAGTTGCTAATCAAATTGatatcttgatgaagggtgaAAATTCTGTCCAAATGAAGCAAAAGATCCAGAAAGTCAGCAAGAAATTGCACGATTCCATGGATGCTGAGGGCTCATCATGCACAAACTTTGATCGGTTTGTAGTGGATTTGAaggctaaattttgtacgagAAGCTCATGA